The DNA sequence ACGACGCTGGACGAGGTCCGGGCCGAGCTCGATGGCTTGGCGGGGCTGCTCGACGGCGCGACTACTCCCGATGAGCGGTACGGGAGAAGCCAACGCGAGGTCGAGGTCGCTCTTGCCGCCTGGCCCGGGGCCTTGGCCATGCGCAAGATCGCACTTGAGTGGCCCGATGAGCGCATCATGGCGGCAACGCAGGACGCCGTGGCCGATCCCCACACCGTAGGGATCGGCGAACTGACACCCGCGGGTGGTCAAGGCGCGCTGATCGAATCGGTCGTGCGGGCATCCGCAGAGACAACGGCCGGTCGACCGCTACCCGTCTTGACCCACGGCATCGAGCCGAACAACGCGGACGACCTGCGCGCATACGCTGCCGTCGCCGCCCGCCACCCACGCGTGCCGGTCATCATCGGAGCCTTCGGCGGACTCAACAGCATGCTCGCGGTCGACCTTGCCACGCAGCACCCCAACGTCTACCTCGACCTGTCGTCCGCGCTGCAGCTGT is a window from the Xylanimonas ulmi genome containing:
- a CDS encoding amidohydrolase family protein gives rise to the protein MIDIHAHVTTDFELYRQRAEEAGVTRPVFLSTAVHPERATTLDEVRAELDGLAGLLDGATTPDERYGRSQREVEVALAAWPGALAMRKIALEWPDERIMAATQDAVADPHTVGIGELTPAGGQGALIESVVRASAETTAGRPLPVLTHGIEPNNADDLRAYAAVAARHPRVPVIIGAFGGLNSMLAVDLATQHPNVYLDLSSALQLFVVRAALNEIPDRCLFGSNAPYGDVLAARATVEAATQDRAIRARALEHNAQELFDLVE